DNA from Brachyspira aalborgi:
TCCACATTGGCAGTTTTTGAAACTCCCAAAACCTCGTAGTAATCTCTTTTATCAGCCATTTATAAATATCCTTTTTAACTTAAATTAAATAAAAATATAATTATACTTTAAATATTCCAAAAAATCTTTTAAAAATTTCAAACCTCTTCAAAAAACATAAAACTATTTACAAACATTAAAACTCCCGCAGCAATCCAAACCGATTTAGTTCCAAATTTATTGGTAAATAAAGAACCTAAATAAGCGCCTAAAGTAAAAGACAAAATAATAGTCAAATAAATAAATCCATTTTTTACGCTTTTAATATGTTCTTCTTTTTTATTTTTATTTTTTCTAAATAAATAATCAAATAAATGCTCCGAAGCAGAACGCAAATTTCCCGTGCACATAGTCGAAACATAGGAAAGCCCTTCTACTTTATTAAAAGTTGTCATATGAACCGCGGATATAAAAGAAACGGAACTAACCATTAAAGCGTTTGGGAAACTTCTTGAAAACATTCCAACCATAAAAAGTATAATCGTATTGATTAATAAAATAATATAACCCCATTCTATTATATGCTTTTCGTTTGTAATTTTTTTTATAAATTGAGCGAACCAAATTCCGCATATAAAAGACAATATTGGAAACAGACAATTTATAGCGTCATAAAATTTGCCTTTCGCTAAATTCATTGCAAGAAATATTATATTTCCCGTTTGAGCGTATGCAAAAATTCCGTCTTTCGTTATATAAGTATAAGCGTCCACATAACCGCAAACCATAGAAAGCATTGAGGCTATATATATAGTTTCCAAAGTATGAATTTCTTTCTTCTTTTTTAGAAAAGATAAAATATTTTTTTTCGATTTACTTTTTTTTGAAATATTCTTTTTTAATAATTTATTAATCAAAATCAAAACCTTTATAATTGATTTGTATAATTATATATCAAAGAACAATATAATCAAATAGGCGGCTAAAATTATTTATTATTTTTTAACCGCCAAATGCTTTATATTCAACTTTTACTTTTTATCATTATCGTCAACAACCTCGTAATCGGCGTCTACAACGGATTCGTCTTTTCTTCCCGTATCTTCCGTAGTTTCATTTGCCTGACTTTGTTGTTCGGTTTGTCCTCCCGCTTGCTGTCCTTGTTTATAAAGAGTTTCTGACGCTTTACTCCAAGAAGCCTGAAGTTCATCCGTAGACTTTTTAATATTATCCGTATTATTTGATTCTATTGCCGATTTTAAAGCCGACACTTTAGATTCAATTTCGGATTTATCCGAAGGCTGTAATTTATCTCCCGATTCTTTTAATAATTTTTCCGTTTGATAAATCATATGGTCCGCGTTATTTTTAGCTTCAACTTCTTCTTTTTTCTTTTTATCCTCTTCTGCATGTTTTTCTGCGTCTTGCACCATTCTGTTAATTTCTTCTTCACTCAATCCGCTTGAAGATTCTATTCTTATTTTCTGCTCTTTTCCCGTTCCCAAATCTTTAGCCGATACATGCACTATTCCGTTAGCGTCAATATCAAAAGAGACATCTATTTGAGGAACTCCTCTCGGCGCTGGCGGTATTCCAACCAAATCAAATCTGCCAAGCTCTCTATTATCGTTTGCCATTTTTCTTTCGCCTTGTAAAACTCTTATAGTTACCGAAGGCTGATTATCCGCCGCTGTTGAAAATACCTGATTCTTATGCGTAGGAATTGTTGTATTTCTATTTATTAAAACAGTCATTACGCTTCCTTCCGTTTCAATTCCCAAAGAAAGAGGAGTTACATCCAAAAGAAGAACATCTTTAACATCGCCTCTTATTATTCCGCCTTGAACTGCCGCTCCCATTGCAACCGCTTCGTCAGGATTTACGCTTTTATTTGGCTCTTTATTAAATACATTTTTAACGGTTTCTTGAACTAAAGGAATTCTCGTAGAACCTCCAACCAATATAACCTCGTCTATATCGTTTAAAGTTAATCCCGCATCTTGCATAGCTTTTTCGCAAGGGATTCTAGTTTTTTCAACTAAATCTCTTATAAGCTCTTCAAATTTAGACCTAGTCAAAGACACATTCAAATGTTTAGGACCAGACGCGTCCGCTGTCAAATAAGGCAAATTAATATCGGTTTGTAATGAGCTTGAAAGTTCTTTTTTCGCTTTTTCTGCGGCTTCTTTTAATCTCTGCAAAGCCATTTTATCGTTATTTAAATCTATGCCTTGTTCTTTTTTGAATTCGCTTATAAGCCAATCGATTACCGCATGGTCGAAATCATCTCCTCCCAAATGCGTATCTCCGTTTGTGCTTTTTACTTCAAATAAACCGTCAGCCAATTCCAATATAGATATATCGAAAGTTCCGCCTCCCAAATCGTAAACGGCTATTTTTTCGTCTTTCTTTTTCTCTATTCCATAAGCCAAAGCGGCTGCGGTAGGTTCGTTAATTATTCTCAAAACATTAAGCCCCGCAATTCTACCCGCGTCTTTTGTAGATTGTCTTTGACTATCATTAAAATAAGCTGGCACGGTAATAATGGCGTCCGTTACTGTTTCTCCTAAATATTCTTCCGCCGTTTGTTTCATTTTTTGAAGTATTCTAGCGCTTATCTCTTGAGGAGTAAAATTGCCTTCTAAAGTTTTTATTTTTACTTTTCCGTCTTCTTCTAAAACGGTATAAGGCATTCTCGAACGCTCTTCGGTTACTTCATTATAAGTGTTTCCCATAAATCTTTTTATTGAAAATATAGTATTTTCGGGATTCGTTACCATTTGGTTTTTAGCTGGTTGTCCGACTAAAACCTCGCCTTTATTGGTAAAAGCGACTATTGAAGGAGTAGTTCTATTTCCTTCGCTATTCGTTATAACTACGGGTTTTCCGCCTTCCATTATGGATACGCATGAATTCGTAGTTCCTAAATCTATTCCTATTATTTTACTCATTGTATTATCTCCTTAATTAATAAAATTTTAAATTTTGCATTCTAAACTAAAATTAAAACTAATCTTTTGTCAGAACGCTTACAATATATTCTGTGTGACCGTTTCCCAAATGAGAAGTATTAAGGTCAACATTTATTACTTCCCTATTTTCAATATGCTTATTAATTTTATCCGTTAAATCTTGCAAAACGGTATTAATATGCTGTCTGTCTGCAGCTTTTGGCTCGTAATAAGCCCTAAAAAGTTGAATATGCGCCATAAAATCTCCTATTTTTAATTTTTTATTTTTATTTATTTTATTTTAATTTTTTACAATTTTATTCTTTAGCTTTCGGTTTTCCGACTATAACTTTAGCCGTTCTCAAAAGCTCATCGTTTAATTTATATCCTTTAGCATAAACTTTTACAATTTTTTCATGCTCGCAATCGGGAACTTCAATCACAGTCAAAGCCTCATGCAAATTAGGGTCGAACTCCTCGCCCAAGCATTCTATTTCCTCGACTCCGTTATCATGAATAAAATCTATAAACTGTTTATGTATCAATTCTATTCCTTTATAATATTCGCTATTTTGTATATCGTTATTATTTTCTCCCGCTTTTATTGCTCGCTCAAAATTATCCATAAAATTCAAAAGAGATAATAATAAATCTTTATTCGCTCTTTTAATAGTGTCAATTTTTTCTTTCGCCGCTCTCTTTCTAATATTTTCAGTTTCCGCCATAGCTCGCATATATTTATCTTTCAAATCGGCGTTTTGATTTTCCAATTCTTCAATTTTTTTACTTAATTCGTTTTCTTCATTATTATCATCTTCGTTCGCATTTTCTTTATTTTCTTTATTATTTTTTAATTCTTCTTCGGTTTCAATATTTTTATATTTTTCGATAGCTTCGTTTACTTCTTGCAATTCTTCGCTATTTTCCATTTTTGCTTCTTCCATTTAATCGCAAAATCTCCTTTCAATTACTTTATTTAACTTATTTATTTTTTTAAATTTTTATTTTATCAAATCCTTTGCTATATTAATATGCAAAAAATATGCCAATTATTTTTAAAAGTTTTAATAAAATTACATAGAATAAGATATATTTTTTAATAAAATTATGTTAATTATTAAACATTAAAATTTAGTATGTATCATTATTAAACATTAAAATATATATTAATTGTATTATTTTTTAACAATATTTAATATTATTTGCAGAATATAAAATAAAAAAATATCCCACTGAGAATAACCGCAGTGGGAAAATAAGGAGGTTCTAAAAAATCTATATCAATATCATAAGTTGCAAATTAGTATATAAATTATAAATAAATCTATATAAAAAGTCAATACCTTATACTAAAAAAATAAAGAAAAATAAAGAATATTATTAAATTTTATAATTTTATAAATCTCTATTTCTTCAAAAAACCAAATTCATAAATCTTCGGCTCAATCTTTTTGGCTAAAATTTTCATTCTCTCTCTTAAATTTCCAATCAATTTATTATAAGTTTCGTCAATACTTTTATTATTCATTCTTCCGCTTTTTGAATCTACTCCTTGAAAGAATTTCCTAATATCATAATATGACGCGTTAATATTAATCAAATCATGCTTATGATAATATTTCCATAACTCTCTGCCCGCTTCAAAAATATCTTTCGCTTCTTTTGAAAATTTTATTGGCTTTAGGCTTCTGCGTTCCGTTAAAAGTTCTTTCGTCTCTTTTGGTTTTATCTTCCCATCTATAAAATCTTTCATAAAACGCGATTCAAAACTATCTTTCGCTCCAACTTCCGCCTCGCTAAAAGGTATCCAATGATTAATTCCTTCTTCGCTTGTAATTCTATTTTGTCCATGAAATAAAGTAAAAGCCAAACAATCGCTTTGAAATTCTAAATCTTCTTCCCATAAATCGTTTGGATATAAAAATTGGTCTCTATCGTTTATCCAAGTCGCTTCAATGCATAATCGAACGGATAGATAAATAGAAATTTGAATTAAATTTGTTGCTGTTATTTTATATTTTGTCGCATTATTTAAATTACCGCCAGCTACTTTTGTTTGTATGCTACTAATTTTTAAAAATTTATTATTTTGATAATCGGGTCCATTATTTCCCGTATATCCAAGAATTTCTCCATTAGTTTCATATCCTGTAATCCATTGAGTTATAGTTAATTTTTGTTTATTAGATATATTTGAAGAAAATGATTTTTTTCCCAAAAATTCTATTTTTTCATTGAAAACATCTACGCTAATACTTTTTATTTTTTGTTTTTTAGAAGTATCCCAAATTAAAAACCCTATTGGAAAATTGCCTCGAACATTATCAAAAGTATTTGCGGGGCAAATAAAACCTTTTAAAAATTTCGCTTTAAATTCTTCTCTGAAATTTATAAAGCCGCTTGAATTTACATATTTTAAAGTTGAAAATGAAGCTAAAAAACAGTTTGGAATTTCTTTATAAATTCTAATAAAAAATTGAGTAAAAATCTCTCTTATCGAAAGTCCTAAATTTAATTCAACGCTATATTTCTCGTAAACTTTACCTAATGTCGCCACTTTCGTTTTATTTTTTCCAGTTCCCGTAGCTTGTTTTTGGTCGCCCGCTTCCGCATAAGGAGGATTGATATAAATAATAAGTTTTTCGGGTTTCTCCTCAATAACCTTCTTTAATTCTTTCGGTAATTTAGAAAAATCATCATTCAAAAAATCAAACTTAAAAATATGATTTCTAAACATTCCCGTCCCGCTCCTCAATCTTGCAAGCATTATATCAACATCCGCTTGGTCAATTGTAGATGCCCAAATATTATTTATATTAGTTAATCCCGCAAGTAAATTCCCAGTCCCAGCAGCCAAATCCCAAATATGATAATCCTCCTGCCATCTCTTACCCAAAACAGAAGCCAAATATCCTTGCGACTTTTCCGCCCAAATTTGTGGAGTAAAAAATGAACCCTTTCTTGAGCGTATATCTGGAGGAACAAGTAAATCTCGCCTGTTTATAATATAATCCCAATATTCCGTTTTCGGCGGTCTATGATATCTCTTCCAAAATTCTTTATGCGCTTTTTGATTGTCGTAAAAATGTGATTGCTTGCTCGTAATAAGTCCCATATCGTCTATTTTTCTGTCAAGTTCGTAATGGTCGGTTTTCAAAATAACAAAAAGTTTTTTTATTAATGTTAAATTATTTTCGCTTAATAAATCAGCCAAATAAAAATCGGCGTCTATTATTCCGTTCTTTTTAGCCATATCCCAATCTACAGAAATAGAATTTTTTACCGAAACAAGCCATTTTGAATAAATATTAACAAAATTATTTTTATCAATTTGAGTCTTCGATAAATTATTTTCAACTCCCGTCTTGCCAAAATTATTTTTAATAAAATCTTCAATCTCTTTGTCGTCTTTTCCAAACTTAAAAATAAAACTCTCTTCTTCTAAAGTATTTTTTACCATTTCGTAAAGTTGCTTAAACTCTTTCGTATTATGATTTGAAGGCGTCACATTCCAATTAAAATCATTTTGAGAGAAAACATCCATTATTTTATGATACGGCAAAAAAGCTATTTGCTCGGCGTCAAACTCTCCCAAAAATGCGGGTGGCAAATGTTTATCGTAGATTCTTCCCTTTCCGATTGTTAGAATTAATTGAACAAAAGATTCGATAAAGTCATGCTTATTTCCTTTTTTAGCTTCCGCCCATAAATAATATTCCGCTTCAAACTCTTTATCGTTAAAGTTATTTTGAGTTTTTAAATATTTATCTTTTTTATTAATTTTCTTCGCTATACAAAAATCAATCTTTCCTATTATTTGAGTGGAATCAAAATTTTTTGTCGTAAAATAATCGCTTGCGACTTTATTCTTTAATTCTTCTTCGGCTATTTTTTTATCGTATCCCATTATTTATAACCTCTATAAAATTTAATCAATTCAAAATTCAATTTATAATTTAATATTATATTTATCTACTAATATTAAAACTTGATATTATTTGGTCAATCTCTACCGATAAATGAGTATTTGCCTTTAATTCTTCTTTAACTTTATCTCTTGCATGAATTACGGAAGCATGGTCTCTATTAAAATCTAATCCAATTTCTGTAACCGATTTTTTAGAATATTCGCATGCCAAATACATTGCAATATGTCTCGCTTTCGATATAAATTTTGTTCTGTCCTTGCTGTCAAGTAAAGAAATTTCTATTTCGTAATAATCTGAAACTCGCTTTTTTATTTCTCTAATAGTGGCGTTTTGCAATTTTGGTTTGCTTGTAAAATAATCTTTAAAAATATTCATCTCTTCGCATTGTTCAATATTTGGAGTTATTTTCATTATATCTCTAACCGATAAATAGCTTCTTATAGCGCCTTCGATTTTTCTAACATCGGTTGTAATATTTTCCGCCATATATTTCATAATCTCTTCGTCAATGGAAGTATTTAAATCATTAATTTTTCTCTCTATAATTGCAAGTCTCGTTTCATATTGCGGAGGCTCTATCGACAATATTAAACTTTTTTCAAATCTATTTTTAAGTCTCGCTTCAATATTTCTCAATTCTTTCGGCGGTTTATCGCTTACAAAAACCATCTGTTTTCCCGCATTATCTAAAACCTGAAAAATTTCAAAAAGCTCTTTTGAAGTTTCTTGAGCGCTTTCAAGAAGTTGTAAATCGTCAAGCAAAAACATATCAAGAGATTTATATTTTCTTTTGAAAATATCGGGCTTTTTAATTTGAAGTCCATGAATATATTCGTCTCTAAAACCGCTTCCGTCAATATAACAAACTTTAGCGTTAGGTTTTATTTCCAAATAATTATTTCCTATCGCTTGAAGTATATGAGTTTTACCAATTCCAACGCTTCCATAAATATAAAGCGGATTATATTCTATTCCAGGTTTTGAAGATACTAATTTGGCAGCTTCAAAAACATATTTATTATTATTGCCTTGAATAAAATTATCAAAACGAAATTTTTTATTTAAATTAGATTTTTCAATATTTTTTTCTATGTTTATATTATTAGATTTAATAATATTTTCATTTGTAATTTTTTCATCAATAATAATTTCTTCTTCAATGTTATTTTCTTTAACAAATTTTGCATCGACTATAACATTTATATCTATATTATCTCCGCATTTATCTTTAAAAAAATCCTCAATTCTTTTAAGAAAATTTATTTTAATATGAGAGGCTGCAAAATCTCCCGAGCATACTATAGTCGGTTTATTATTTGTGTCTATCGTAAATGCCGAACCTTTAAGCAACGCTACGGCTTTGTATTCTTCGTTTCTTCCGAGAATTTCTAAAAATTCATTATAACAAGTTTTAAGTCTTTCCATTTTATTAAAAATCCGATATTTAAGGCTTATAAATAATTTTAATTAAGATATTATAGATTATATACTAAAAAGTCTAAAATATCAATAATATTGTATAATATAATGTATAAAAATATAGCTATTTAATTATAAATTATGTAATAATCAAAATTAATTGATTAAATTATTAAAAATATAAGTATTTTAGGCTTATTTTTACAAAAAATTTGTTTAATTAATGCATATTATAATAAAAAAGATTATTTGGAGTTAATATGCATACAAAAATATATTCTGAATCTCTTTACGGAATTGACGGAATACCAATAATAATAGAAGTTAACATTTCGGAAGGTTTGCCTAAATTTGATGTCGTTGGACTTCCCGACCAAGCGGTTAATGAAGCTAAAGAGAGAGTAATTGCGGCTATAAATAATAGCGGTAGATTTTTTCCGCCGAAGAGAATTACAATAAATCTTGCACCCGCCGATATAAAAAAAGCGGGCAGTTTATACGATTTGGCATTTGCTTTAGGAATATTATCTTCAAGCGCTCAAATATTTTTTGACGATTCTATGGAAAAAACTATTATACTTGGAGAACTTGCTTTAGACGGAAGCGTTAGAGAAATTAAAGGAATTTTTTCAATGCTATTAAATGCAAAAGAAAACGGCATAAAAAGCGCGATAATTCCGTTAAAAAATTTAGAAGAAGCCGATATAGTCGAAGGATTAAATTTATATCCAGTAAAAAACTTAAAAGAAGCGATTGATTCTATCGAAGGAAAGAAAAGCCCTATAATTTCAAAAGGAAAATTTAATTTTAAAGAAGACGAAGAAGAGAATATAGATTTTTCCGATGTTAAAGGACAAGAATATGCAAAAAGAGCGGCAATGATAGCGGCTGCGGGCGGACATAACTTTATTATGATTGGCTCGCCAGGTTGCGGTAAAACATTAATCGCTAAAAGAATTCCAACTATTCTTCCGCCATTAACTTTTGAAGAGGCTTTAGAAGTGACAAAAATTTATTCTTCTTACGGACTTTTGTCAAAAAATATGCCTATAGTAAAAAAGCGTCCTTTTAGAATTCCTCATCATACTTCTTCTTATGTAAGTCTTGTCGGAGGAGGAAGAAATATAAAAGCGGGCGAGATAACTTTAGCTCATAACGGAGTTTTATTTTTAGACGAATTTGTAGAATTTCAAAGTTCCGCTTTGCAAACTTTAAGAGAGCCTATGGAAGAGAGAGTAATAACTATAAGCAGAGCTAACGGAAGCATAAGTTTTCCCGCTAATTTTACTTTAATCGCCGCAATGAATCCTTGTCCTTGCGGATATTACGGAGACGAAAAACATATTTGCCGATGTTCTGAAATGACAAGAAAAAGATATATAGCAAAATTATCGGGACCGATTTTAGATAGAATAGATATTTCAATCGAAGTTAGAGCGGTTGATTATAATAAAATGATTGGAAAATGCGATGGCGAAAGTTCGGCTTCTATGCGAAATGTCGTAATTGATGCAAGAAAAAAACAAGAAAAACGATTCAAAGAAAACGGACTTAAAATATTTTCAAACGCTTTAATGGGAATAAAAGAAACTCAAAAATTTTGCATAATGGACGATAAGGCGAAAAATCTGCTTAATTTGGCTATTGAAAAATTTTCTATGAGCGCAAGAAGTTACGATAAAATTTTAAAAGTTTCAAGAACGATTGCCGATTTGGAAGATAAAGATATAATTGGAATAGAACATATAACGGAAGCTTTGCAATATAGATTTAATTTAAATTGATAAATTAGATTTTAAATTTAAATTAAAAATCAATTTACCATTTTAATAATAATTCCGTGTAAGCGTTTCCTTCTTTCATAGATTTTGTTATTTCTATCGAAGATTTTACATTATTAATAGATTCTAATAAAGAAGAAGCCCAATATAATATCGATAATTCCAAAACATCGGAATCCTCGTTAAAGTCTTTTATATGAGCGATTAAAATTCCTTTTCTACTTTTGATTATTTCTATACTCACAGGGTCGAATAAATTTTTAAATATAAATTCCGTGCCGTAGCTTAATATAAAAAATTTAGGAATAAAAATCGAAAATATTTTAGTCCATTTTGGAAGAATTCTATTATAACTATATTCTGCAATTTCTTTTATTCCCGTATTAGAACCGTCATAAAATAAATCGCATACCAATCTATAAGGATTATGAAAAGCCGTCATATAAGGATACCAATCGTTGCTTAAAATATCGTTTTTAAATATTAACGAAGAAGAAGGTTGCATTGCCGTTATCCATTTTTGATATCCGTCCTCTCCAAATTTATTTTTAACAAATTCTTTTAAGAGTATTAAATTCATTCCTCTTACTCTTTGCGTAATATTCGATTGAACTCTTATATCTTTAATTTTATATTTTGAAATTTCGCCTTCAATGTCCGTTAATAAAGAACTATTTTCATATACAAGTTTATTCATATTATTTACAGAAGCATAAAGATTTCCCGAATTAACCGATATTTTTTCAATATTCTCGTTTATATTTCCCGAAACATTTCTTATGCTCGATAAAGCTTTTGAATTATTTAAAGATAAAGAACTTAAAGATTCTATATTATTTTTTATCTCGCCCAATCTTTCGGTAATATTAATATATTGAGATTTAATATTTTCGCTTAATTTTGACATCATTGTAATAGAATGTAAAATTTCATTTGTTATTTTCGATTGTCCTGAAGAAGAATTATGAACGCTATCCATTAAATCCGTAATTTCAGAAACATCTTTTATAAGAGCGGAAAATTGTTCTGCAGAATCCGATAAATCATAGCTTGTGGTTGAAATTCTATCTTTAATTTCTTGCAAAATTCTATCCGCATTATCGGCTTGTTCGTCTGAAGTTTCCGACAAAATACGAATTTCTTCGGCAACGACTGCAAATCCCGTGCTGTATTTTCCCGCATGAGCCGCTTCTATTGCCGCATTCATTGCAAGTAAATTTGTTTGTCTTGCAATATTTCTAATCGAACTTACGAAATTTGAAATTGCAACTAAAGAGTTTATTAAATCTTCAGTAGATTTTGTAGCCGATTTAATTTTTTCTTTACTTTTAGACGAAGCGGATAAAAGATTTCTAGTTTTATTTTCGGCGCTTTCAATAATAGAATCTATATTTTCTATATTTTTAATCATATCTTCTATAGAGGATACGGTTTTTTCAATGCTCGCGCTTTCTTCTAATATTTTATCTTGCAAATTTTTAGCGTTTATATTTATCGCGTTTATATTACTCGTATTGCTTTCTATATATTCCTGTATATTTTTATTATTATTTTCTGCAATATCTATTTGATTCGATTCTTCGTTTAAATTTTTTCTTATATTTTCTACAGATTCGTTAACGCTATAAATAGTATTAACATTTTCGCTTATTTTTTCTGGAAAAGCGCTGGTTTGTCTTTTAAATATAGCTACATTTTTCTTTATATTTGATAAAGTATGTTGAAATCCGTTATTAATAACTTCAATCCATTTAGCCATTTCGGCAATTTCATCGCTTCCCGAAACTTCTGGAATTGCTAATCTCAAATCGTTATCGTCTATCGAATTTCCTATAGTGTCGGTTACTCTCGTTACAGAATTAAATACAAGTTTTATTAAAAATACGATTATCATCATAGCGACAAAAAAAGCTACAATAACCATATAAACTGTGGATTTATTCATTTCTTTCATTTCAGAATTATAATAAGTTTCGGGAATAAACATTACCATATTTAAATCTTTGGATATTGTTTTTACATAAGCAGTGAATTTCAAATTATTTACTATAATATCGCTATTTAAAATATTATTATTTTCAGTATTTGAATTTAAGAGCTCATAATCATCGGGATATAAAGCGTCTATTTTCAAATTATTTAAAGCGTCT
Protein-coding regions in this window:
- the dnaK gene encoding molecular chaperone DnaK, which gives rise to MSKIIGIDLGTTNSCVSIMEGGKPVVITNSEGNRTTPSIVAFTNKGEVLVGQPAKNQMVTNPENTIFSIKRFMGNTYNEVTEERSRMPYTVLEEDGKVKIKTLEGNFTPQEISARILQKMKQTAEEYLGETVTDAIITVPAYFNDSQRQSTKDAGRIAGLNVLRIINEPTAAALAYGIEKKKDEKIAVYDLGGGTFDISILELADGLFEVKSTNGDTHLGGDDFDHAVIDWLISEFKKEQGIDLNNDKMALQRLKEAAEKAKKELSSSLQTDINLPYLTADASGPKHLNVSLTRSKFEELIRDLVEKTRIPCEKAMQDAGLTLNDIDEVILVGGSTRIPLVQETVKNVFNKEPNKSVNPDEAVAMGAAVQGGIIRGDVKDVLLLDVTPLSLGIETEGSVMTVLINRNTTIPTHKNQVFSTAADNQPSVTIRVLQGERKMANDNRELGRFDLVGIPPAPRGVPQIDVSFDIDANGIVHVSAKDLGTGKEQKIRIESSSGLSEEEINRMVQDAEKHAEEDKKKKEEVEAKNNADHMIYQTEKLLKESGDKLQPSDKSEIESKVSALKSAIESNNTDNIKKSTDELQASWSKASETLYKQGQQAGGQTEQQSQANETTEDTGRKDESVVDADYEVVDDNDKK
- a CDS encoding nucleotide exchange factor GrpE — encoded protein: MEEAKMENSEELQEVNEAIEKYKNIETEEELKNNKENKENANEDDNNEENELSKKIEELENQNADLKDKYMRAMAETENIRKRAAKEKIDTIKRANKDLLLSLLNFMDNFERAIKAGENNNDIQNSEYYKGIELIHKQFIDFIHDNGVEEIECLGEEFDPNLHEALTVIEVPDCEHEKIVKVYAKGYKLNDELLRTAKVIVGKPKAKE
- a CDS encoding methyl-accepting chemotaxis protein: MGIRFRIILIIIIVMSMISLSVYFLGDNVNTRIFRNIINENINNKFTVIANEFENNIITAREEVEKLSFSLSAMYNNLNNRSREYLYSYLPNFLSSSVNNLNYEREISILFFQPLAGTYRYSPADNEFVITERNDILNIRNFKSSRIYMNYDSENNLVFNIDRAINNVNNNAVIGIVGISIPLSYNSENIKNIFAIKESDILIINKNDLSIINSKEDALNNLKIDALYPDDYELLNSNTENNNILNSDIIVNNLKFTAYVKTISKDLNMVMFIPETYYNSEMKEMNKSTVYMVIVAFFVAMMIIVFLIKLVFNSVTRVTDTIGNSIDDNDLRLAIPEVSGSDEIAEMAKWIEVINNGFQHTLSNIKKNVAIFKRQTSAFPEKISENVNTIYSVNESVENIRKNLNEESNQIDIAENNNKNIQEYIESNTSNINAININAKNLQDKILEESASIEKTVSSIEDMIKNIENIDSIIESAENKTRNLLSASSKSKEKIKSATKSTEDLINSLVAISNFVSSIRNIARQTNLLAMNAAIEAAHAGKYSTGFAVVAEEIRILSETSDEQADNADRILQEIKDRISTTSYDLSDSAEQFSALIKDVSEITDLMDSVHNSSSGQSKITNEILHSITMMSKLSENIKSQYINITERLGEIKNNIESLSSLSLNNSKALSSIRNVSGNINENIEKISVNSGNLYASVNNMNKLVYENSSLLTDIEGEISKYKIKDIRVQSNITQRVRGMNLILLKEFVKNKFGEDGYQKWITAMQPSSSLIFKNDILSNDWYPYMTAFHNPYRLVCDLFYDGSNTGIKEIAEYSYNRILPKWTKIFSIFIPKFFILSYGTEFIFKNLFDPVSIEIIKSRKGILIAHIKDFNEDSDVLELSILYWASSLLESINNVKSSIEITKSMKEGNAYTELLLKW
- a CDS encoding YifB family Mg chelatase-like AAA ATPase — its product is MHTKIYSESLYGIDGIPIIIEVNISEGLPKFDVVGLPDQAVNEAKERVIAAINNSGRFFPPKRITINLAPADIKKAGSLYDLAFALGILSSSAQIFFDDSMEKTIILGELALDGSVREIKGIFSMLLNAKENGIKSAIIPLKNLEEADIVEGLNLYPVKNLKEAIDSIEGKKSPIISKGKFNFKEDEEENIDFSDVKGQEYAKRAAMIAAAGGHNFIMIGSPGCGKTLIAKRIPTILPPLTFEEALEVTKIYSSYGLLSKNMPIVKKRPFRIPHHTSSYVSLVGGGRNIKAGEITLAHNGVLFLDEFVEFQSSALQTLREPMEERVITISRANGSISFPANFTLIAAMNPCPCGYYGDEKHICRCSEMTRKRYIAKLSGPILDRIDISIEVRAVDYNKMIGKCDGESSASMRNVVIDARKKQEKRFKENGLKIFSNALMGIKETQKFCIMDDKAKNLLNLAIEKFSMSARSYDKILKVSRTIADLEDKDIIGIEHITEALQYRFNLN
- the dnaA gene encoding chromosomal replication initiator protein DnaA, translating into MERLKTCYNEFLEILGRNEEYKAVALLKGSAFTIDTNNKPTIVCSGDFAASHIKINFLKRIEDFFKDKCGDNIDINVIVDAKFVKENNIEEEIIIDEKITNENIIKSNNINIEKNIEKSNLNKKFRFDNFIQGNNNKYVFEAAKLVSSKPGIEYNPLYIYGSVGIGKTHILQAIGNNYLEIKPNAKVCYIDGSGFRDEYIHGLQIKKPDIFKRKYKSLDMFLLDDLQLLESAQETSKELFEIFQVLDNAGKQMVFVSDKPPKELRNIEARLKNRFEKSLILSIEPPQYETRLAIIERKINDLNTSIDEEIMKYMAENITTDVRKIEGAIRSYLSVRDIMKITPNIEQCEEMNIFKDYFTSKPKLQNATIREIKKRVSDYYEIEISLLDSKDRTKFISKARHIAMYLACEYSKKSVTEIGLDFNRDHASVIHARDKVKEELKANTHLSVEIDQIISSFNISR
- a CDS encoding YoaK family protein encodes the protein MINKLLKKNISKKSKSKKNILSFLKKKKEIHTLETIYIASMLSMVCGYVDAYTYITKDGIFAYAQTGNIIFLAMNLAKGKFYDAINCLFPILSFICGIWFAQFIKKITNEKHIIEWGYIILLINTIILFMVGMFSRSFPNALMVSSVSFISAVHMTTFNKVEGLSYVSTMCTGNLRSASEHLFDYLFRKNKNKKEEHIKSVKNGFIYLTIILSFTLGAYLGSLFTNKFGTKSVWIAAGVLMFVNSFMFFEEV